The Pseudomonadota bacterium genome contains the following window.
TTTGAAGGCCCCCACCCCCACGCCCGAGTCGTCGGCGTCGACAGACGCGAGCGGGCTCGGAGATCGGGTCGAACACGAGCCCGACGCTCCCGCGTCGGGGGCGCCTGTCGACGTCGAGGCATTGCCGTCTGGCGCGCCCACGGCCTCCACAGCGCGCTAGCATCTCGGGGCGTTCACGAAGCCTCGCCATGTGACGACAGGTTTACAAGGATTTCATTGTGGTTCAAGGCACGGTCTGCTACACTCATCGTCGACTGTCGGAAGTCGTTTTCGAGGTGGGCGCGGCACGCGCCGGCCCGTCGGCAGAAGGAAGGGGTCATTCTCACCCATGCGTTTGCTCACAACATTGCGTCGTCTCCTGGTTGCTCTCGCAGCGCTGCTCGGACTGGGCTTCGGGCTCGTCGGCTGCGGCGGAGGTGGAGGGTCGAGTGTCGGCATGCCGGCCATGCCGTCGGTGTCCATCCCGTCGGTCTCCACGACCGACACAACCCCTCCCGCGAACACGAACACGGGGGGACCCGCGGTGGTGAACGGGGGCACGGCCTCGGCGCTGAATCCGGGCACAACCCCGTCGCTGCCCAGCCTGCCGCCTCCCCGATCCGCCAAGAAAGCGGCCAGCGGCGCAAAGACCTCGCCGAACGCCAGCTCGGTGACCATCAGCCTCGCGCCCGGATGGAGCCTTATCAGCTTTCCCTTCGGTCACCTGCAGTCGGCGAGCGGGTTCACCTATCAGCTCTACACCTTCGCGCAGGGCACGTTCATCGCTGTCGACCCGCAGGTCAGCCCCGCGAGCGTGGACACGCGCTACGCCTACCTGGCGTACACCGACACGTCGGAGACCGTCACCGTGACGGGTACCGCCAATGACGGCAGCGTCACCTCGGTGCCCCTGGTGCAGGGCTGGAACCTGCTTGGCTGCCCGTCTGCGCTGCCTCTCTCGTGGTCGAACATGTCGGCCACGCGGCTGCACATCAACCGCGTCATCGAAGAGGTCGCGACCTTCAACCTCAACCCGAGCGACACGTGGCTCTATCAGCAGGCCTTCCAGATCAGCGGCTCGGTGGTCTCTGTCACCGACATCCTCGCGCCGCAGGCGGCCATCTCTCCGCAGGGCGGCTACTGGATGTTCGTCTGGCAGGACGCCACCCTCAATCTCAACGTGACCGCGCCCGCGACGCATCCTGCGATAGCCTCGCTTTCGACGGCCACCCTCACGGCGGGCCAGCCCCTGACCATCAGCGGCAGCGGCTTCGGCTCGGCCGCCAGCGGGTCTGTGACCCTCGGTGGTCTTTCGGTGTCTGACAACGCCGTCACATCGTGGAGCGACACGAGCATCCAGCTCACCATCCCTCCTGGGGTCTCCTCCGGGAACGTGGTGGTGTTCGCGGGGTCGTATCCCAGCAATCGTGTGGCCGAGACCTCGGCAGGCGGGCCGAGCACGGGCACGGCCACCCTCACAGGGCTCGTGCAGAGCAGTGCCGGAGCCCCGCTCAGCGGCGCGCAGATCTTCGTCGACAGCGGTCAGATGGGCGTGTCGGCTTCCGACGGGACGTTCACCGTGACCGACATCCCCGCCGGTGAGCACCTCGTCCTCTACACCCGTCTCGGCTACAACGTGGGCAGCGGCATCACCACCTTCGCGTCCGGAGAGACGAAGAGCGTGCTGGTCTCCTTGTCTACGCATAGCGGCGGCGGGGGTGGAACCTCGACGTCGGGCACCTTGTACGTGAACGCGTATCCCTGGAGCAGCGGAGGCGTCTCGTGGTATCCCTCGCGCATCGAGGTTGACGCCTACGACGGTTCGAAGTACTGGTACAACACTTGGGGCAGCAACATCGGCGAGGTGACGCTCACGTGCTCGAGTGCCACGGTGGGCGCCTACTACACCGTCTACATCACCTTCACCAATCCGAACACGGGAGACACGGTGACGGGAACCTGGTCGGTGCAGCTCGCGACGTCATCGCAGACCGTCACGCACTACGGCCCCTACTCGAAGCGATAGTGCCTCCGGTGACGGCGCGGTCCGGTCGCCCAGCATGAGCCTCATGCTGCGGCGGCCGGCCGCGCTGCGACATCGGGGCGCGCCACGCGACGACGCCGGGGAGCGCTGACCGTTGGCGGAGCGAGCAGAGAGGGCGAGATCGATGGGCGCTCTGGCGGCGGCGGCGATCGTGGTGGCGGGGTGCGTCGGCGGCCTCGTCTGGTTTCTCTGCGTCATGCCCGGGCCCCGGACCAGAGAGGGCAGCGGCGCACCCACCTCCGACGAGCGGGCGTTGGCTGAGCGCCTGCGCCGTCACGTCGCGCATCTGGCGGCGAGCCCTCGACCGGCCACAGATGTGTCTGCGCAGGCGCGGGCGCTTGCGTACATCGAGGCACAGCTCTCCGACGCGGGGGTCGGCGTGAAGCGCCAGCGCACCGTGGCCGACGGTAGTGGCCTTCCCAACCTCGTGGTGCGACGTGATGGCACGCGCGCCGATCTCCCAGCCATCGTTGTGGGGGCGCACTACGACAGCGTGGAGGGCTCGCCGGGCGCGGATGACAATGCCTCGGGCGTGGCCGCCCTCATCGAGCTGGCGCGTCTCACCGCCGATGTGCGGCCGGCCCGCAGCATTGTCTTCGCGTTCTTCTCGGAAGAGGAGGTCGACATGCGCGGCAGCCGTTTCCTGGCGGCAGATCTGCGCGCAGGGGGCGTGGCGGTGGAGGCCATGCTCTCGCTCGAGATGCTCGGCTTCTACTGTGACGCGCCAGAGAGCCAGCGCTACCCCGTGTCGATGCTGTCGTGGATCTATCCGAGTCGGGGCGACTTTGTGGCGTTCCTGGGGAACCTGCGCTCGCGCCGCCTGACCCGCACGTGCGTCGAGGCCTTCCGCCGGACGGTGGCGTTCCCGTGTGAAGGCCTCGCCGCGCCAGACGCGCTGCGCGACGTCTTCCGATCGGACAATGCGTCGTTCTGGGCGGAAGGGTTCCCAGCGGTCATGGTCACCGATACATCGAACTTCCGTAACCCGCACTACCACAAGGCCAGCGACGTGCCCGACACCCTCGCCTACGATCGCCTGGCGCGCGTGGTTCTGGGCTTGCGCGGGGTACTCGATCGACTCGTCGTGCCGTGAGCGTGACGCGGAAGGG
Protein-coding sequences here:
- a CDS encoding M20/M25/M40 family metallo-hydrolase, which encodes MGALAAAAIVVAGCVGGLVWFLCVMPGPRTREGSGAPTSDERALAERLRRHVAHLAASPRPATDVSAQARALAYIEAQLSDAGVGVKRQRTVADGSGLPNLVVRRDGTRADLPAIVVGAHYDSVEGSPGADDNASGVAALIELARLTADVRPARSIVFAFFSEEEVDMRGSRFLAADLRAGGVAVEAMLSLEMLGFYCDAPESQRYPVSMLSWIYPSRGDFVAFLGNLRSRRLTRTCVEAFRRTVAFPCEGLAAPDALRDVFRSDNASFWAEGFPAVMVTDTSNFRNPHYHKASDVPDTLAYDRLARVVLGLRGVLDRLVVP